Part of the Actinomycetota bacterium genome, GCATAATATCGAACCGGCAAACGATAACACGCCTCTCATTTTTGGCTCAACGATTACTCTCATTTAGGCCTGTTACCGGGCCTTCTCGGCTTCTTCGACGACCGTATCTATTCGCCCCAGCGCCTCTTCTTTGCTTAAGATATCGAGGATGTAAGGCAGCTCCGGTCCCTTTGCGCTGCCGGTCAGAGCTACGCGCACCGGCATGAACAGGTTTTTTCCGGTTATGCCGCGCTCCTTAAAACGCTCGCGCAAGCTTAAGACGACCTCTTTGCCGGCATCGAAATCGAGTTCGCCGCGCGCGACAA contains:
- a CDS encoding glutamate--tRNA ligase — protein: LPYLREAGLIDGDEPLEDEFAHLVQIVEAVRGNLTVLAEIPAYAKIFLSEFEIEPEAREWLSRPGLLEVLNELRDTLVARGELDFDAGKEVVLSLRERFKERGITGKNLFMPVRVALTGSAKGPELPYILDILSKEEALGRIDTVVEEAEKAR